In a genomic window of Balaenoptera ricei isolate mBalRic1 chromosome 3, mBalRic1.hap2, whole genome shotgun sequence:
- the ZFP62 gene encoding zinc finger protein 62 homolog, producing MSHLKTRGTEDEESTEKCENIGNAESVWPKVEGLHKDHMQESKVGETCDWDSKVENQMEKPEGKRMKEDKSGIREKIGKTKNTANIKTEQEDVASEKSLHLSSKHVTHQPVCIEQKSSEKGKCVESINGNSHPSLQQKTSAVKKSHKCDDCGKSFKYNSRLVQHKIMHTGEKRYECDDCGGTFRSSSSLRVHKRIHTGEKPYKCEECGKAYMSYSSLINHKSTHSGEKNCKCDECGKSFNYSSVLDQHKRIHTGEKPYECGECGKAFRNSSGLRVHKRIHTGEKPYECDICGKTFSNSSGLRVHKRIHTGEKPYECDECGKAFITCRTLLNHKSIHFGDKPYKCDECEKSFNYSSLLIQHKVIHTGEKPYECDECGKAFRNSSGLIVHKRIHTGEKPYKCDVCGKAFSYSSGLAVHKSIHPGKKAHECKECGKSFSYNSLLLQHKTIHTGERPYVCDVCGKTFRNNSGLKVHRRLHTGEKPYKCDVCGKAYISRSSLKNHKGIHLGEKPYKCSYCEKSFNYSSALEQHKRIHTREKPFGCDECGKAFRNNSGLKVHKRIHTGERPYKCEECGKAYISLSSLINHKSVHPGEKPYKCDECEKAFITYRTLINHKKIHLGEKPYKCDVCEKSFNYTSLLSQHRRVHTREKPYECDRCEKVFRNNSSLKVHKRIHTGEKPYECDVCGKAYISHSSLINHKSTHPGKTPYTCDECGKAFFSSRTLISHKRVHLGEKPFKCVECGKSFSYSSLLSQHKRIHTGEKPYVCDRCGKAFRNSSGLTVHRRIHTGEKPYRCDECGKAYISHSSLINHKGVHSGQQPYNCECGKSFNYRSVLDQHKRIHTGKKPYQCNECGKAFNIRSNLTKHKRTHIGEESLNVTNMGSHSSASQKRTHEGGNALDGTRKSMSL from the exons A TGTCACATTTGAAGACGAGGGGCACTGAGGATGAGGAATCAACTGAAAAGTGTGAAAATattggaaatgcagaatctgtGTGGCCAAAAGTGGAAGGTCTTCACAAGGATCATATGCAGGAATCTAAGGTTGGTGAAACTTGTGATTGGGATAGCAAGGTAGAGAATCAGATGGAAAAGCCTgagggaaaaagaatgaaggaagacaAAAGTGGCATCAGGGAAAAGATTGGCAAAACCAAGAATACAGCAAATATAAAGACAGAACAGGAAGATGTGGCATCTGAGAAAAGCTTACATCTGAGCTCAAAACATGTTACACACCAGCCTGTCTGTATAGAACAGAAAagcagtgaaaaaggcaaatgtgTGGAGAGCATTAATGGAAACTCTCATCCCAGTCTACAGCAGAAAACCAGTGCTGTTAAGAAATCACATAAATGTGATGACTGTGGGAAATCCTTCAAATATAATTCCCGACTTGTTCAACATAAAATTATGCACACTGGTGAAAAACGCTATGAGTGTGATGACTGTGGAGGGACTTTCCGGAGCAGCTCGAGCCTTCGAGTCCACAAGCGGATCCATACTGGGGAGAAGCCGTACAAGTGtgaggaatgtgggaaagcctacaTGTCCTACTCCAGCCTTATAAACCACAAAAGCACCCATTCTGGGGAAAAGAACTGTAAGTGTGATGAGTGTGGAAAATCCTTCAATTATAGCTCTGTTTTGGACCAGCATAAAAGGATCCACACTGGGGAGAAGCCCTATGAATGTGGTGagtgtgggaaggccttcagGAACAGTTCTGGTCTCAGAGTCCACAAAAGGATCCACACAGGTGAGAAGCCCTATGAATGTGACATCTGTGGGAAAACCTTCAGTAATAGCTCTGGCCTTAGAGTCCACAAAAGGATTCACAcaggggagaaaccctatgaatgtgaTGAGTGTGGGAAGGCCTTCATTACTTGCAGAACACTTCTAAATCATAAAAGCATCCACTTTGGAGATAAACCTTATAAATGTGATGAGTGTGAGAAATCGTTTAATTATAGCTCTCTCCTCATTCAGCATAAAGTcatccacactggagagaaaccttatgaatgtgatgaatgtgggaaggccttcaggAACAGCTCAGGCCTTATAGTGCATAAAAGGatccacacaggagagaaaccttacaaatgtgATGTCTGTGGCAAAGCATTCAGCTATAGCTCAGGCCTTGCAGTCCATAAAAGCATTCACCCTGGGAAGAAAGCCCATGAATGTAAGGAGTGTGGAAAATCATTCAGTTATAACTCACTTCTTCTTCAGCATAAAACGATTCACACTGGAGAGAGACCTTATGTATGTGATGTGTGTGGAAAAACTTTCAGAAACAATTCAGGACTCAAAGTCCACAGGCGGCTTCACACTGGGGAAAAACCATATAAGTGTGATGTGTGTGGAAAAGCCTATATCTCACGCTCTAGCCTTAAAAACCACAAAGGAATCCATCTTGGGGAGAAGCCCTATAAATGTAGTTATTGTGAGAAATCCTTCAATTACAGCTCTGCCCTTGAACAGCATAAAAGGATTCATACAAGGGAGAAACCCTTTGGGTGTGATGAGTGTGGAAAAGCCTTCAGAAATAATTCAGGCCTTAAAGTACATAAACGAATCCACACTGGGGAGAGACCTTACAAATGTgaagaatgtgggaaagcctacaTCTCACTCTCAAGCCTTATAAATCATAAAAGTGTACACCCTGGGGAAAAGCCCTATAAGTGTGATGAGTGTGAAAAAGCTTTCATCACATACCGAACCCTTATAAATCACAAAAAAATTCATCTTGGGGAGAAGCCCTACAAATGCGATGTGTGTGAGAAATCTTTTAATTACACCTCACTCCTTTCTCAACACAGAAGGGTCCACACTagagagaaaccttatgaatgtgACAGGTGTGAGAAGGTCTTCAGAAACAACTCAAGCCTTAAAGTGCATAAAAGAATCCATACTGGTGAGAAGCCCTATGAATGTGACGTGTGTGGAAAAGCGTACATCTCACACTCAAGCCTTATTAACCATAAAAGTACCCACCCTGGCAAGACACCCTACACATGTGAtgaatgtggaaaagcttttTTCTCAAGCAGAACTCTTATAAGCCATAAAAGAGTCCATCTTGGGGAGAAACCCTTCAAATGTGTTGAGTGTGGGAAATCTTTTAGTTACAGCTCTCTCCTTTCTCAACACAAGAGGATCCATACAGGGGAAAAACCCTATGTGTGCGATAGGTGTGGGAAGGCATTCAGGAACAGCTCAGGCCTCACAGTGCATAGAAGGATCCACACAGGTGAGAAACCCTATAGATGCGATGAGTGTGGGAAGGCATACATTTCACACTCAAGTCTTATCAACCATAAAGGTGTCCACAGTGGGCAGCAGCCGTATAATTGTGAGTGTGGGAAATCCTTCAATTACAGATCAGTCCTTGACcaacacaaaaggatccacactGGAAAGAAGCCATACCAATGTAACGAGTGTGGGAAGGCTTTCAATATCAGATCGAATCTCACCAAGCATAAAAGAACCCATATTGGGGAGGAATCTTTAAATGTGACAAATATGGGAAGTCATAGTAGTGCATCACAGAAGAGAACTCATGAGGGAGGGAATGCTCTGGATGGGACCAGGAAGAGCATGTCTCTGTAG